The following are encoded in a window of Terriglobales bacterium genomic DNA:
- a CDS encoding DUF3459 domain-containing protein codes for LDVVYNHFGPDGCYLREFSPAYFTDRYKNEWGESINFDGPDSQGVREFFVSNAEYWIREFHFDGLRLDATHRIIDSSPRHIISEVGEAVRRGASQRATIVVAETETQESFLARPLEQGGCGLDALWNDDYHHSAMVALTGRIEGYYSDFRGTPQELISALKFGFLFQGQWHKWLKQRRGMPSRDLDPAAFVIFLENHDQVSNSADGKRLHLMASPGGYRALTCLTLLAPATPMLFQGQEFAASSPFVFFADHESGLAKSVRKGRMEFLTQFGRAADPKMSRNIPDPADPQSFESCRIKWLERERNLETYSLHCDLLRLRREDPVFALQKHHAIDGAVLAHSAFVLRLFGDGAGDRLIIVNLGHDLRLESVAEPLMAPSPEMRWELLWSSEDPRYGGSGTPPVQTKETWNLPAEAAVVLKATAEE; via the coding sequence CTGGACGTTGTCTACAATCACTTTGGCCCGGACGGATGCTACCTGCGCGAGTTTTCTCCCGCCTATTTCACCGATCGCTACAAGAACGAATGGGGCGAGTCAATCAACTTTGATGGTCCAGACTCGCAGGGTGTTCGCGAATTCTTCGTCAGCAACGCCGAATACTGGATTCGCGAATTTCATTTTGATGGCCTGCGCCTCGACGCCACGCACCGGATTATCGACTCCTCGCCGCGACACATTATCTCCGAAGTTGGGGAGGCGGTTCGCCGTGGGGCCAGCCAGCGCGCCACCATCGTCGTCGCCGAAACCGAGACGCAGGAGTCGTTTCTGGCCCGCCCGCTTGAGCAAGGTGGCTGCGGACTCGATGCCTTGTGGAACGATGATTATCACCACAGCGCAATGGTCGCGCTCACTGGCCGGATTGAAGGCTATTACAGCGATTTCCGTGGTACTCCTCAGGAACTTATCTCGGCGCTGAAGTTCGGCTTTCTCTTCCAGGGCCAGTGGCATAAATGGCTGAAACAGCGTCGCGGAATGCCCAGCCGGGATCTGGACCCGGCTGCCTTCGTGATTTTCCTGGAAAATCACGATCAGGTATCCAACTCGGCAGATGGCAAGCGTCTTCATCTCATGGCCAGTCCGGGCGGCTACCGCGCCCTCACCTGCCTAACGCTATTGGCACCCGCTACTCCCATGCTGTTTCAAGGTCAGGAGTTCGCGGCGTCGTCGCCATTCGTCTTTTTCGCGGACCATGAGTCGGGGCTCGCCAAATCAGTTCGCAAAGGCCGGATGGAGTTTCTGACCCAATTTGGCCGCGCTGCTGATCCGAAAATGAGCCGCAACATTCCCGACCCCGCCGATCCCCAGAGTTTCGAGTCGTGCCGGATCAAGTGGCTCGAGCGGGAGCGCAATTTAGAAACCTACAGCCTCCATTGCGATCTGCTTCGCCTTCGCCGCGAGGACCCCGTATTCGCACTCCAGAAGCATCACGCGATCGATGGCGCGGTACTCGCGCATTCGGCGTTCGTCCTGCGTTTGTTCGGCGACGGTGCGGGCGACCGCTTGATCATCGTGAATCTCGGTCATGACCTGCGCCTGGAGTCGGTTGCTGAGCCACTGATGGCGCCGTCCCCGGAAATGCGTTGGGAATTGCTGTGGTCTTCCGAAGACCCGCGCTATGGCGGGTCCGGCACCCCGCCGGTGCAAACCAAAGAGACTTGGAATCTTCCGGCGGAGGCAGCAGTGGTTCTTAAAGCGACAGCGGAAGAGTAG
- a CDS encoding ATP-binding cassette domain-containing protein: MPRGDSTPPLIDFRCLSVMRGDKLVLRDLNLRIELGEHVAILGPNGCGKSTLIQTITRDLYPLEREGSFAAILGSERWNVADLRFHLGIVSNDLMAFCTREIIGRDAVLSGFFSSAGVWPHHRVTSGMRRKTQELLELLEVPHLAERMVTEMSSGEARRILIARALVHDPRALLFDEPSNSLDLLAQHELRSIMRKLAASGITLVLVTHHLMDVIPEIDRVILMSAGRIVADGPKTELLERERLRAVFGVRLELAQHDGYYHIW; encoded by the coding sequence ATGCCGCGCGGGGACTCCACGCCTCCACTCATTGACTTTCGCTGCCTGTCAGTTATGCGCGGAGACAAGCTCGTCCTCCGCGACCTGAATCTGCGCATCGAGTTGGGCGAGCACGTGGCTATCCTGGGCCCAAATGGATGTGGCAAATCCACTCTCATCCAGACCATCACCCGCGACTTGTACCCTTTGGAGCGGGAGGGATCATTCGCTGCCATATTAGGTTCCGAGCGCTGGAATGTCGCAGACCTTCGTTTTCACCTGGGTATCGTGTCCAACGATCTCATGGCATTTTGCACCCGCGAGATCATCGGCCGCGATGCTGTGCTCTCAGGCTTCTTCAGCAGCGCGGGTGTCTGGCCGCATCACAGAGTGACCTCGGGCATGCGCCGGAAAACTCAGGAGTTGCTAGAACTGCTGGAAGTTCCTCATCTGGCAGAGCGGATGGTTACGGAGATGTCCTCCGGCGAGGCCCGCCGTATTCTGATCGCGCGTGCCCTGGTTCATGACCCCAGGGCGCTGCTCTTCGACGAGCCCAGCAACAGTCTCGATCTCCTCGCCCAGCATGAACTCCGCTCAATCATGCGCAAACTCGCGGCGTCCGGCATCACCCTGGTGCTGGTTACTCACCATCTCATGGATGTCATACCGGAAATCGATCGCGTCATCCTGATGAGTGCGGGCCGTATCGTCGCGGACGGACCAAAAACAGAGTTGCTGGAGCGGGAACGGCTGCGCGCGGTCTTTGGTGTTCGCCTGGAACTTGCGCAACACGACGGGTACTACCATATTTGGTAG
- a CDS encoding sterol desaturase family protein — protein sequence MPNLIHLAIPAFLLLLVAEAVAGAVMRRDLYEWKDTAASLTMGVGNVLIALVSKAMVFALYTLVHRFAIFKIGYQWWAWLVLFFAEDLSYYIFHRTSHECRFFWASHVIHHSSQRYNLGTALRQTWTGGFTSFIFWLWLPLLGFQPVMIMTMQAISLLYQFWIHTELVRSMGLLERVFNTPSHHRVHHASNGPYLDRNHAGTLIIWDRLFGTFEPEDVENPPVYGLTRNINSYNPLRIAFHEWADILRDLHSAASWRERWDSVFGRPGLKCERAVQPWKNSAIVSSPENINF from the coding sequence GTGCCGAACCTGATCCATCTCGCGATTCCAGCTTTCTTGTTGTTACTGGTTGCGGAAGCAGTTGCTGGCGCGGTCATGCGGCGCGACCTGTACGAGTGGAAAGATACGGCTGCCAGCTTGACCATGGGCGTGGGCAACGTTTTGATCGCACTCGTCAGCAAAGCCATGGTGTTTGCCCTCTACACCCTCGTTCATCGCTTTGCTATTTTCAAGATTGGTTACCAATGGTGGGCATGGCTGGTTCTGTTCTTTGCAGAAGATCTGAGCTATTACATCTTCCATCGCACCAGCCATGAATGCCGCTTCTTCTGGGCCTCCCACGTAATTCATCACTCCTCGCAACGCTACAACCTGGGCACCGCCCTTCGCCAGACCTGGACCGGAGGCTTCACCTCATTCATATTCTGGCTTTGGCTGCCGCTGCTAGGCTTCCAGCCGGTAATGATTATGACCATGCAGGCCATCAGCCTGCTCTATCAATTCTGGATCCATACCGAGTTGGTGCGCTCGATGGGGCTTTTGGAGAGAGTCTTCAACACTCCATCCCATCATCGCGTCCATCACGCCTCCAACGGTCCTTATCTCGATCGCAACCACGCCGGCACCCTCATTATATGGGACCGGCTGTTCGGGACCTTCGAACCTGAGGATGTGGAGAATCCTCCTGTCTACGGCTTGACCAGGAACATCAACAGCTACAATCCGCTGCGGATTGCATTTCACGAGTGGGCCGACATTCTTCGTGACTTACATTCTGCAGCGAGCTGGCGTGAACGGTGGGATTCTGTTTTCGGGCGTCCAGGGCTAAAATGCGAACGCGCCGTTCAGCCGTGGAAAAATTCAGCAATCGTCAGCAGTCCTGAGAACATAAATTTTTGA
- a CDS encoding XRE family transcriptional regulator has product MAANSAATAFSFRNSRTTPSLPSPTDTESLESYAIGPKLRALRLRRSMGLVHLGKQTSLSPGLLSKLETGKLYPTLPTLLRIARVFGVGLDHFFTTSNGNSANLTRHAERLRFPEKMGISGVAYLCECLSHPLPDSKLSVFLAQFESESSKAPCHQHAGCEVIYLLEGKLSLRIGLEEFALEEGDSIQFDSGTPHSYHRLGIQPCSAILVHSR; this is encoded by the coding sequence ATGGCTGCGAATTCTGCCGCGACCGCCTTTTCCTTTCGCAACTCGCGAACCACCCCTAGCCTTCCATCACCAACTGACACTGAGAGCTTGGAATCCTATGCCATTGGGCCCAAACTGCGCGCTCTCCGGCTTCGTCGCAGCATGGGACTGGTTCACTTGGGAAAGCAGACCAGTCTGTCCCCGGGACTCCTTTCCAAGCTGGAGACCGGCAAGCTCTATCCCACCCTTCCAACGCTGCTGCGCATTGCGCGAGTCTTCGGCGTTGGACTGGACCACTTCTTCACCACGTCCAACGGCAATTCCGCGAACCTGACCCGCCATGCGGAGCGGTTGCGATTTCCCGAAAAGATGGGAATCTCAGGAGTCGCTTATCTTTGCGAGTGTTTGAGCCACCCCCTTCCGGATAGCAAGTTAAGCGTGTTCCTCGCGCAATTTGAGAGCGAAAGCAGCAAGGCGCCTTGCCACCAGCATGCAGGCTGCGAGGTGATTTATTTGCTGGAAGGAAAGCTTAGCCTCCGGATCGGACTAGAAGAATTCGCGCTGGAGGAAGGAGACTCGATCCAGTTTGATTCTGGTACTCCCCACAGCTACCACCGGCTGGGGATCCAGCCCTGCAGTGCGATTCTCGTTCACTCTCGATAG
- the hemQ gene encoding hydrogen peroxide-dependent heme synthase, with product MSAINSRTEIARGQMPAVPLTIEGSSVLHQMMRFRWSAWRALSPAKRAEIVRAAVPVLKRMEMQDAERSDSIQSALYSLLGHKGDLMLVHFRSSFEDLHRAEIEIAKLELSDYLETSNSYLSMVELGLYDSTVKLYESLAGRGIEPHSAQWVQECEELLDRQREAMKTRLYPPIPDTRYVCFYPMDRRRGEDKNWYTLPIVERQRQMHEHGMVGRRYAGEVRQIITASIGFDDWEWGVDLFADHPLVFKKLIYEMRFDEVSAVYALFGSFFVGLRVPAEKLPELLQI from the coding sequence ATGTCTGCCATAAACAGCCGCACTGAAATTGCGCGCGGGCAAATGCCCGCCGTTCCCCTGACTATTGAGGGCTCCAGCGTTCTCCATCAGATGATGCGTTTTCGCTGGTCCGCTTGGCGTGCGCTATCGCCAGCAAAGCGCGCAGAGATTGTCCGGGCGGCAGTGCCAGTGCTCAAGCGCATGGAAATGCAAGATGCCGAGCGCTCGGATTCCATTCAAAGCGCGCTCTATTCCCTGCTTGGGCATAAGGGCGATCTCATGCTGGTCCACTTCCGTTCGTCGTTCGAAGACTTACACCGCGCCGAGATCGAGATCGCTAAGCTGGAGCTCTCCGATTACCTGGAAACCAGCAATTCCTACCTCTCCATGGTTGAACTGGGCTTATACGATTCAACCGTAAAGCTCTATGAGTCGTTGGCCGGACGTGGGATTGAGCCCCATTCCGCGCAATGGGTTCAGGAATGTGAAGAACTTCTCGATCGCCAGCGCGAAGCCATGAAGACCCGGCTCTATCCCCCAATTCCCGACACTCGCTACGTATGTTTCTATCCCATGGATCGCCGCCGTGGCGAGGACAAGAACTGGTACACCCTGCCCATCGTGGAGCGTCAGCGTCAGATGCATGAACACGGCATGGTCGGACGGCGATACGCCGGTGAGGTGCGGCAAATCATCACGGCTTCCATTGGCTTCGATGATTGGGAGTGGGGCGTGGACCTGTTCGCTGACCATCCGCTGGTGTTCAAGAAACTCATTTATGAAATGAGATTTGACGAGGTCAGCGCCGTTTACGCCCTCTTCGGCTCATTCTTCGTCGGCCTGCGTGTGCCCGCGGAAAAGCTGCCGGAACTGCTCCAGATATAG
- a CDS encoding SET domain-containing protein-lysine N-methyltransferase, with protein MALIVASSDVHAAGVFTTSPIPRGKRIVEYTGPRVTKEEGDRIYDEKPVTYLFSLEDGRVIDGHGIAMFINHCCDPNCETDEVRGRIWIYARRNIQAGEELTYDYNLFDGDDDAPCSCGAKRCRGTLYSRAEMRKRKGKKK; from the coding sequence ATGGCTCTAATCGTGGCATCCTCCGACGTGCACGCCGCTGGCGTGTTCACCACTTCGCCCATACCCAGAGGCAAGCGAATCGTGGAGTACACCGGCCCCAGGGTCACCAAAGAAGAAGGCGACCGCATCTACGACGAGAAGCCGGTCACTTATCTGTTTTCGCTTGAAGACGGGCGCGTAATCGACGGCCATGGCATCGCCATGTTCATCAATCATTGCTGCGATCCCAATTGCGAAACCGACGAGGTGCGCGGGCGCATCTGGATCTATGCCCGCCGTAACATCCAGGCAGGCGAAGAACTAACTTACGACTACAACCTGTTCGATGGTGATGACGACGCACCCTGCTCCTGCGGAGCCAAACGCTGCCGTGGGACGCTATACTCTCGGGCAGAAATGCGGAAACGCAAAGGGAAGAAAAAGTAG
- a CDS encoding STAS domain-containing protein → MQLKLTTRVVDGITIVDCRGRILFGDEAAALRDLVKNLLNSTKKIVINLGDTTYIDSGGLGTLVGLYTSARNAGGNIKLANLSQRVVDLLQVTKLLTVFEVYEGEDKAIGSFVRGAA, encoded by the coding sequence ATGCAGCTTAAGTTGACTACCCGTGTTGTGGACGGGATAACCATCGTCGATTGCAGGGGCCGAATTTTGTTCGGAGATGAAGCCGCGGCTTTGCGGGACTTGGTAAAAAACCTCCTGAATTCGACCAAGAAGATCGTGATCAACCTGGGGGATACGACCTACATCGATAGCGGAGGTCTGGGAACCTTGGTCGGGCTTTATACCTCGGCGCGCAACGCCGGCGGCAACATCAAACTCGCTAACCTCAGCCAGCGCGTCGTAGATCTGCTGCAAGTTACGAAGCTGCTGACGGTGTTCGAAGTTTACGAAGGCGAGGATAAGGCGATCGGGTCGTTCGTGAGGGGCGCGGCCTAG
- the dnaX gene encoding DNA polymerase III subunit gamma/tau: MSYQVLARKYRPQRFSDVIGQDHVTRTLRNAIEQQRIAHGYIFSGHRGIGKTTIARILAMALNCRSTDHPVSEPCGVCDSCLEIRNGNSVDVIEIDAATNRGIDEIRELREAARYRPARDRFKIYILDEAHQITDAAFNALLKTLEEPPPHIIFMMATTQAEDIPQTIRSRCQNFSFHAVRFDQIVNQLRSIAKSEGIVTDESALAMLAEAGDGSMRDALSIMDQAIASSGNKVSADSVRQLVGTVPSEILEQLMGAVEANSSDQALQLLDKLMTEGQNPLHFARQLVRFLRSAIVVKIGGNSSSLLQISQDEIERVSRVAEKFSEEDLTRFLQIMLRTHGELNYRQEQRFHLELGLLKMVHAQRLLPMEQLLSGATVSDATAAPGSRPVSSPSQLPRAAGSKSTEMPQPPTSAQSPRAARPSPFEADVARKGGSPRSAQTEVVSGTSALAVETTTVVPESQPRIGLPAENLLSELQKLILTALENAGQKMLADTLDEGSWALSDSELTVTVNRRQSLLDAALNAEARQIINSATTKLLARPLRMRLISGAVNGTEASKASSAPESGQDARSRAVTDPVVRRMREKFGAEIRTVVDHKQKNGR, from the coding sequence ATGAGCTACCAGGTGCTCGCCCGTAAATACCGGCCACAGCGTTTTTCCGATGTCATTGGGCAGGATCACGTAACCCGCACCCTGCGGAACGCCATCGAGCAGCAGCGGATCGCCCATGGGTACATCTTCAGCGGCCACCGGGGTATCGGCAAGACCACCATCGCCCGCATTCTGGCGATGGCCCTGAACTGCCGGTCCACAGACCATCCTGTTTCCGAGCCCTGTGGGGTATGCGATTCCTGTCTCGAAATCCGCAATGGCAATTCAGTGGATGTTATTGAGATCGACGCCGCCACCAACCGTGGCATCGATGAAATCCGCGAACTCCGGGAGGCGGCACGCTACCGCCCCGCCCGGGACCGCTTCAAAATCTACATCCTCGACGAAGCCCACCAGATCACCGACGCCGCTTTCAATGCCTTGCTGAAAACGCTGGAAGAGCCACCGCCTCACATCATCTTCATGATGGCAACCACCCAGGCGGAGGATATCCCCCAGACCATCCGCTCGCGTTGCCAGAACTTCAGCTTCCATGCCGTTCGCTTTGACCAGATCGTGAATCAGCTGCGTTCGATCGCTAAGTCCGAGGGCATCGTAACCGACGAAAGCGCATTGGCCATGCTGGCGGAGGCTGGCGACGGCTCCATGCGCGATGCCCTTTCCATCATGGATCAGGCGATTGCCAGCTCGGGAAACAAGGTCTCCGCCGATAGCGTGCGGCAGCTGGTGGGAACAGTTCCTTCGGAGATCCTGGAGCAGCTGATGGGCGCGGTGGAGGCCAATTCCAGCGACCAGGCCCTTCAGCTCCTGGACAAGCTCATGACCGAGGGGCAGAACCCCCTACATTTCGCCCGCCAGCTGGTGCGGTTCCTGCGAAGTGCGATCGTGGTCAAGATAGGCGGCAACAGCTCTTCCCTGCTCCAGATTTCCCAGGATGAGATTGAGCGCGTTAGCCGGGTGGCTGAGAAATTCAGCGAAGAAGACCTGACGCGCTTCCTGCAGATAATGCTCCGTACCCATGGCGAGCTCAATTATCGGCAGGAGCAACGATTTCACTTGGAACTGGGCCTGTTGAAGATGGTCCACGCGCAGCGGTTGCTTCCCATGGAGCAGCTACTGAGCGGGGCAACAGTCTCGGACGCAACTGCGGCTCCGGGCAGCCGGCCGGTAAGCTCCCCCAGCCAGTTGCCGAGAGCGGCGGGATCGAAATCCACCGAGATGCCACAGCCGCCGACGTCAGCACAGTCTCCGCGGGCCGCCAGGCCGTCGCCATTCGAGGCCGATGTCGCCCGCAAGGGCGGAAGCCCCAGAAGCGCCCAGACGGAAGTTGTTTCCGGCACCTCCGCGCTGGCCGTGGAAACCACGACAGTAGTTCCCGAATCCCAGCCGCGGATTGGATTGCCAGCCGAGAACCTGCTTTCTGAGCTTCAGAAGCTGATTTTGACCGCCTTGGAAAACGCCGGCCAGAAAATGCTGGCCGATACCCTGGACGAAGGCTCGTGGGCGCTATCGGACAGTGAATTGACCGTGACCGTCAACCGCCGTCAGAGCCTGTTGGATGCAGCGCTAAATGCAGAAGCGCGGCAGATCATCAACTCAGCGACAACAAAACTGCTGGCTCGGCCACTCCGCATGCGGCTGATCAGTGGCGCCGTGAATGGAACAGAAGCTTCAAAGGCCAGTTCTGCCCCGGAAAGCGGACAGGATGCCCGTTCGCGTGCTGTCACTGATCCTGTGGTGCGGAGAATGCGCGAGAAGTTTGGCGCAGAAATTCGCACCGTTGTCGATCATAAGCAAAAGAATGGGCGCTAG
- a CDS encoding YbaB/EbfC family nucleoid-associated protein, producing MSGFDPRQLQQMMSQARQQYEQMQRKLQSTVVEGSAGGGSVTVKMNGLKQVLQVTIEPETAKSGDLEMLQDLVTAAFNAAGQKVDQEIQSTMGGMLGGLQMSGLFG from the coding sequence ATGAGTGGTTTTGACCCCAGGCAGTTGCAGCAGATGATGTCGCAGGCGCGGCAGCAGTACGAGCAGATGCAGCGAAAGCTGCAATCCACGGTTGTAGAGGGTTCGGCTGGCGGAGGCAGCGTCACCGTCAAGATGAACGGACTCAAGCAAGTGCTGCAGGTCACGATTGAGCCAGAAACGGCGAAGTCGGGAGACCTGGAAATGCTGCAGGATCTGGTGACCGCCGCCTTCAATGCCGCCGGCCAGAAGGTCGATCAGGAGATCCAGTCCACCATGGGAGGAATGTTAGGTGGATTGCAGATGTCTGGGCTGTTCGGCTGA
- the recR gene encoding recombination mediator RecR: MSRFAEPMARLIEELKKLPGVGAKSAQRLAFHILRSDDEEASALAAAIHDVKAKLHLCSICNNITDVDPCVYCSNPTRNQRLVCVVEEPTNISAIEKSRQFNGVYHVLHGTISPLHGVGPEQLRTANLVKRIDAGEVDEVILATNPTVEGEATAVYLSDLIRRPHLKVTRIATGIPVGSDIEYADEVTILKAMEGRREI; encoded by the coding sequence ATGTCCCGTTTTGCAGAGCCAATGGCTCGCCTGATCGAGGAGTTGAAGAAGTTGCCAGGCGTTGGCGCCAAGAGCGCCCAGCGGCTCGCCTTCCACATTCTCCGCAGTGACGACGAAGAAGCTTCCGCGCTGGCGGCCGCCATTCATGACGTGAAGGCCAAGCTTCATCTCTGCTCTATCTGCAACAACATTACCGACGTCGACCCGTGCGTCTATTGCTCGAACCCGACGCGAAACCAGCGGCTGGTGTGCGTAGTAGAAGAGCCCACCAACATCAGCGCCATTGAAAAATCGCGGCAGTTTAATGGCGTGTATCATGTGCTGCACGGCACCATCTCGCCTCTTCACGGAGTCGGCCCGGAACAGCTGCGCACTGCCAATCTGGTCAAACGCATCGACGCAGGCGAAGTCGACGAGGTGATTCTCGCTACGAATCCCACCGTGGAAGGTGAGGCTACGGCGGTTTATTTATCTGATCTGATTCGGCGTCCTCATTTGAAGGTAACGCGCATTGCCACTGGCATCCCGGTTGGCAGCGACATTGAGTACGCGGATGAAGTTACGATCCTGAAGGCCATGGAAGGACGGCGGGAAATCTAA